One segment of Urocitellus parryii isolate mUroPar1 chromosome 5, mUroPar1.hap1, whole genome shotgun sequence DNA contains the following:
- the Apol6 gene encoding apolipoprotein L6 isoform X2: MVEPLDGDLEDDEELLWEHFGKDILNEFPKWRQKQEEDIKQLRALADKVDTTHEITSKVNIVATSAAILSGFLSIAGIALAPVTAGGSLGLTAASQTLGAAAGVTSAVTHLIEHSLNKKVKAHAHLLQPSREPELEQVDGKESAGLTALTEILSKVGETIRVLKRNKQAYRAARAKPRLAKAAKDLIKGGRVSTRTSRHVQRAFEGTPLAMTKTSLLKGGGAAALFLLWDLYNFSEDWKKLKDGDRAQLAEDLRAWAQELEEEVIRYSHCFERLGQKFYFRSMLLRFVLLCLFCFVFPPTNSRTLDKNRAKSFVLGKQQRLKLSLHPRRRTGSRAKGSKAINLVTQERHSEGPEPAALITAQRRSRGAETQAEWQDEGPGRRRRS, from the exons ATGGTGGAACCACTAGATGGAGATCTGGAAGATGATGAAGAGCTGCTTTGGGAACATTttggaaaagatattttgaatGAGTTCCCCAAGTGGAGACAGAAACAAGAAGAAGACATTAAACAGCTCCGCGCCCTAGCAGACAAGGTAGACACCACCCACGAGATAACCAGCAAGGTCAACATAGTGGCCACCTCTGCTGCCATCCTCTCTGGGTTCCTGAGCATTGCAGGAATTGCCCTCGCCCCAGTAACCGCAGGAGGAAGCCTGGGGCTTACAGCTGCTAGCCAAACTTTGGGGGCAGCAGCTGGAGTCACCAGTGCTGTGACCCACCTGATAGAACATTCCCTCAATAAAAAGGTCAAAGCCCatgcccacctcctgcagccctcCAGGGAGCCAGAGCTGGAGCAGGTGGATGGCAAGGAATCGGCTGGTCTCACAGCTCTTACTGAGATCCTCTCCAAGGTCGGAGAAACCATCCGTGTTCTCAAGAGGAACAAGCAAGCCTACCGGGCAGCCAGAGCCAAGCCAAGGTTGGCCAAGGCTGCCAAGGATCTTATAAAAGGTGGCCGAGTGTCAACCCGAACCAGCAGGCATGTGCAAAGGGCCTTCGAGGGCACGCCACTGGCAATGACAAAAACGTCTCTCTTGAAGGGAGGTGGAGCGGCCGCCCTCTTCCTTCTCTGGGATTTATACAATTTCTCCGAGGATTGGAAGAAACTGAAGGATGGAGACAGGGCACAGCTGGCAGAGGATCTAAGGGCCTGGGCCCAGGAGCTGGAAGAGGAGGTGATAAGATACAGCCACTGCTTTGAGCGGCTGGGGCAG aaattCTATTTTCGTTCTATGTTGTTGCGTTTcgttttgttgtgtttgttttgttttgtatttcctcCCACAAATTCTCGAACTCTTGACAAGAACAGAGCAAAATCTTTTGTCTTGGGAAAGCAACAGAGACTCAAACTCAGCCTCCATCCAAGGCGCAGGACAGGTTCCAGGGCCAAGGGAAGCAAAGCAATTAACCTAGTGACCCAGGAGCGCCACTCGGAGGGACCAGAACCTGCTGCCCTCATCACAGCACAGCGAAGGTCACGGGGAGCGGAGACCCAGGCGGAGTGGCAGGATGAGGGCCCTGGCAGGCGCAGGCGCAGCTGA
- the Apol6 gene encoding apolipoprotein L6 isoform X1: protein METRSTTPFYKEDHPPPGDMDLVPERLPDNQARKECKAAVDLPRDQDEALCEMVEPLDGDLEDDEELLWEHFGKDILNEFPKWRQKQEEDIKQLRALADKVDTTHEITSKVNIVATSAAILSGFLSIAGIALAPVTAGGSLGLTAASQTLGAAAGVTSAVTHLIEHSLNKKVKAHAHLLQPSREPELEQVDGKESAGLTALTEILSKVGETIRVLKRNKQAYRAARAKPRLAKAAKDLIKGGRVSTRTSRHVQRAFEGTPLAMTKTSLLKGGGAAALFLLWDLYNFSEDWKKLKDGDRAQLAEDLRAWAQELEEEVIRYSHCFERLGQKFYFRSMLLRFVLLCLFCFVFPPTNSRTLDKNRAKSFVLGKQQRLKLSLHPRRRTGSRAKGSKAINLVTQERHSEGPEPAALITAQRRSRGAETQAEWQDEGPGRRRRS from the exons ATGGAGACTAGAAGTACAACTCCATTCTACAAAG AAGATCATCCACCTCCTGGGGACATGGATTTGGTGCCAGAGAGACTGCCAGACAACCAGGCAAGGAAAGAATGCAAGGCTGCGGTTGATCTGCCTAG GGACCAGGACGAAGCTCTGTGTGAGATGGTGGAACCACTAGATGGAGATCTGGAAGATGATGAAGAGCTGCTTTGGGAACATTttggaaaagatattttgaatGAGTTCCCCAAGTGGAGACAGAAACAAGAAGAAGACATTAAACAGCTCCGCGCCCTAGCAGACAAGGTAGACACCACCCACGAGATAACCAGCAAGGTCAACATAGTGGCCACCTCTGCTGCCATCCTCTCTGGGTTCCTGAGCATTGCAGGAATTGCCCTCGCCCCAGTAACCGCAGGAGGAAGCCTGGGGCTTACAGCTGCTAGCCAAACTTTGGGGGCAGCAGCTGGAGTCACCAGTGCTGTGACCCACCTGATAGAACATTCCCTCAATAAAAAGGTCAAAGCCCatgcccacctcctgcagccctcCAGGGAGCCAGAGCTGGAGCAGGTGGATGGCAAGGAATCGGCTGGTCTCACAGCTCTTACTGAGATCCTCTCCAAGGTCGGAGAAACCATCCGTGTTCTCAAGAGGAACAAGCAAGCCTACCGGGCAGCCAGAGCCAAGCCAAGGTTGGCCAAGGCTGCCAAGGATCTTATAAAAGGTGGCCGAGTGTCAACCCGAACCAGCAGGCATGTGCAAAGGGCCTTCGAGGGCACGCCACTGGCAATGACAAAAACGTCTCTCTTGAAGGGAGGTGGAGCGGCCGCCCTCTTCCTTCTCTGGGATTTATACAATTTCTCCGAGGATTGGAAGAAACTGAAGGATGGAGACAGGGCACAGCTGGCAGAGGATCTAAGGGCCTGGGCCCAGGAGCTGGAAGAGGAGGTGATAAGATACAGCCACTGCTTTGAGCGGCTGGGGCAG aaattCTATTTTCGTTCTATGTTGTTGCGTTTcgttttgttgtgtttgttttgttttgtatttcctcCCACAAATTCTCGAACTCTTGACAAGAACAGAGCAAAATCTTTTGTCTTGGGAAAGCAACAGAGACTCAAACTCAGCCTCCATCCAAGGCGCAGGACAGGTTCCAGGGCCAAGGGAAGCAAAGCAATTAACCTAGTGACCCAGGAGCGCCACTCGGAGGGACCAGAACCTGCTGCCCTCATCACAGCACAGCGAAGGTCACGGGGAGCGGAGACCCAGGCGGAGTGGCAGGATGAGGGCCCTGGCAGGCGCAGGCGCAGCTGA
- the Apol6 gene encoding apolipoprotein L6 isoform X3, with translation METRSTTPFYKEDHPPPGDMDLVPERLPDNQARKECKAAVDLPRDQDEALCEMVEPLDGDLEDDEELLWEHFGKDILNEFPKWRQKQEEDIKQLRALADKVDTTHEITSKVNIVATSAAILSGFLSIAGIALAPVTAGGSLGLTAASQTLGAAAGVTSAVTHLIEHSLNKKVKAHAHLLQPSREPELEQVDGKESAGLTALTEILSKVGETIRVLKRNKQAYRAARAKPRLAKAAKDLIKGGRVSTRTSRHVQRAFEGTPLAMTKTSLLKGGGAAALFLLWDLYNFSEDWKKLKDGDRAQLAEDLRAWAQELEEEVIRYSHCFERLGQVSSGFWKGEEGHGPKSMETKVGQEGLRDTLCSSDVWPEDVAYGGPEGPNSIQ, from the exons ATGGAGACTAGAAGTACAACTCCATTCTACAAAG AAGATCATCCACCTCCTGGGGACATGGATTTGGTGCCAGAGAGACTGCCAGACAACCAGGCAAGGAAAGAATGCAAGGCTGCGGTTGATCTGCCTAG GGACCAGGACGAAGCTCTGTGTGAGATGGTGGAACCACTAGATGGAGATCTGGAAGATGATGAAGAGCTGCTTTGGGAACATTttggaaaagatattttgaatGAGTTCCCCAAGTGGAGACAGAAACAAGAAGAAGACATTAAACAGCTCCGCGCCCTAGCAGACAAGGTAGACACCACCCACGAGATAACCAGCAAGGTCAACATAGTGGCCACCTCTGCTGCCATCCTCTCTGGGTTCCTGAGCATTGCAGGAATTGCCCTCGCCCCAGTAACCGCAGGAGGAAGCCTGGGGCTTACAGCTGCTAGCCAAACTTTGGGGGCAGCAGCTGGAGTCACCAGTGCTGTGACCCACCTGATAGAACATTCCCTCAATAAAAAGGTCAAAGCCCatgcccacctcctgcagccctcCAGGGAGCCAGAGCTGGAGCAGGTGGATGGCAAGGAATCGGCTGGTCTCACAGCTCTTACTGAGATCCTCTCCAAGGTCGGAGAAACCATCCGTGTTCTCAAGAGGAACAAGCAAGCCTACCGGGCAGCCAGAGCCAAGCCAAGGTTGGCCAAGGCTGCCAAGGATCTTATAAAAGGTGGCCGAGTGTCAACCCGAACCAGCAGGCATGTGCAAAGGGCCTTCGAGGGCACGCCACTGGCAATGACAAAAACGTCTCTCTTGAAGGGAGGTGGAGCGGCCGCCCTCTTCCTTCTCTGGGATTTATACAATTTCTCCGAGGATTGGAAGAAACTGAAGGATGGAGACAGGGCACAGCTGGCAGAGGATCTAAGGGCCTGGGCCCAGGAGCTGGAAGAGGAGGTGATAAGATACAGCCACTGCTTTGAGCGGCTGGGGCAGGTGAGCTCAGGATTTTGGAAGGGTGAGGAGGGGCATGGACCTAAATCCATGGAAACCAAGGTTGGGCAGGAAGGTTTAAGGGACACCCTGTGTAGCAGTGATGTTTGGCCTGAGGACGTAGCATATGGTGGCCCTGAAGGTCCAAACAGTATCCAGTAA